The following are encoded together in the Raineyella sp. LH-20 genome:
- a CDS encoding ABC transporter ATP-binding protein → MSEVRLSGVTAGYGRGAVLRGVDLTVAEGTTTAVLGGSGSGKTTLLRIIAGFLRPDAGQVVIGGRTVAGPGVWVPPERRGIGYVRQEGGLFPHLTVAGNIAFGLPWPRRRHRNRVLELLDLVGLPADLAERRPDQLSGGQQQRVALARALAPRPGLVLLDEPFSSLDTGLRAATREATARALRAAGATALLVTHDQDEALSFADEVAIMGAGRFRQVARPEVLYREPVDVEVASFLGDAVLLSGVADDGRVSCRLGVLPVGGDALAGAVRVMIRPEQISLTPCGTGHLDATVRSVEYFGHDAVVGLDPLDDPVTEPLLIGSGSTETVQIPTGPIPAGSISAGPIPGSIPAGPIHAGSTEAVPIPTGAAEAAAVGMVSTTPAPDEAGTAVAVVEPGLRARVIGLQPPSPGDRVGVRVVGSVRVFPG, encoded by the coding sequence ATGAGTGAGGTGAGGTTGTCCGGTGTGACGGCCGGGTACGGGCGCGGAGCAGTGCTCCGGGGCGTCGACCTGACCGTGGCGGAGGGCACGACGACGGCCGTGCTCGGTGGCTCCGGCAGTGGCAAGACCACGCTGCTGCGGATCATCGCCGGGTTCCTGCGCCCGGATGCCGGGCAGGTGGTCATCGGGGGCCGTACGGTCGCCGGGCCCGGTGTGTGGGTGCCGCCGGAGCGGCGGGGTATCGGCTACGTACGCCAGGAAGGCGGGCTGTTCCCGCACCTGACCGTCGCCGGCAACATCGCCTTCGGACTGCCCTGGCCACGGCGGCGCCACCGGAACCGCGTGCTGGAGCTGCTCGACCTCGTCGGGCTGCCCGCCGACCTTGCCGAGCGGCGTCCCGACCAGCTCTCCGGCGGCCAGCAGCAGCGGGTGGCGCTGGCCCGCGCGCTCGCCCCCCGGCCGGGCCTGGTGCTGCTCGACGAACCGTTCTCCTCCCTCGACACCGGCCTGCGCGCCGCCACCCGGGAGGCCACCGCACGGGCGCTGCGGGCCGCCGGGGCGACCGCGCTGCTGGTCACCCACGACCAGGACGAGGCGCTGTCGTTCGCCGACGAGGTGGCGATCATGGGGGCCGGACGGTTCCGCCAGGTCGCCCGCCCCGAGGTGCTCTACCGGGAACCCGTCGATGTCGAGGTGGCGTCCTTCCTCGGCGACGCGGTGCTGCTCTCCGGTGTCGCCGACGACGGCCGGGTCAGCTGCCGGCTCGGTGTCCTCCCGGTGGGCGGTGACGCGCTCGCCGGGGCGGTGCGGGTGATGATCCGACCCGAACAGATCAGCCTCACCCCGTGCGGGACCGGACACCTGGACGCCACCGTCCGTAGCGTCGAGTACTTCGGCCACGACGCGGTGGTCGGCCTGGACCCACTGGACGACCCGGTGACCGAGCCCCTGCTGATCGGGAGCGGCTCCACCGAGACGGTGCAGATCCCAACCGGGCCGATCCCCGCCGGGTCGATCTCCGCCGGGCCGATCCCCGGGTCGATCCCCGCCGGGCCGATCCACGCCGGCTCCACCGAGGCAGTACCGATCCCCACCGGGGCAGCCGAGGCTGCGGCGGTCGGGATGGTGTCGACCACGCCGGCGCCGGATGAGGCCGGAACCGCTGTGGCGGTCGTCGA
- a CDS encoding ABC transporter permease, whose protein sequence is MRASSSARGVAVVAALVAAVAVLPLLVVIPSALSTGASGALDYLLRPRVGRLLTHTGMLVVVTVPAAIVLGTLAAWLVERTALPLAGLWRALLLAPLAVPAFVSAYAWVSVAPWMTGFGGAALVTTLAYYPFVFLPVAALLRALDPGDEEVARSLGLSPAAAVVRTVLPRLRPALSGGALLVTLHLLAEYGVLEMMRFQTFTTAIMQQYAVGFSDTAGSLLASVLLVLCLLALALELLARGRRRVARVGAGAQQRAVPAALGAWTVPALLFLAVLVTLSLAVPVGTVARWLARADLTGLAGQPVGGLLRVTLATLVLAVLGALAATAAALPGAWLLARHRSGMSLTLERLTYLSSALPGVVVGLALVTLAVGWARPVYQTVGLVVIAYAILFLPRAMVSLRAGLAAAPPELSEAARSLGLRGPATLVRVVLPLVAPSVLTGTVLVALAVGTELTATLLLAPTGTDTLALAFWRQAGELNYAAAAPYAAMMIVLSVPLTLLLRRQILEER, encoded by the coding sequence ATGCGGGCATCCTCTAGCGCGCGCGGGGTGGCGGTGGTCGCCGCCCTGGTCGCCGCCGTCGCCGTCCTGCCGCTGCTCGTCGTCATCCCCAGCGCCCTGTCCACCGGGGCCTCCGGTGCCCTCGACTATCTGCTGCGGCCCCGGGTCGGACGACTGCTCACCCACACCGGGATGCTCGTCGTGGTCACGGTGCCCGCCGCCATCGTCCTCGGCACCCTCGCCGCCTGGCTGGTGGAGCGGACGGCCCTGCCACTGGCGGGCCTGTGGCGGGCGCTGCTGCTGGCGCCGCTGGCCGTGCCGGCGTTCGTCAGCGCGTACGCCTGGGTCTCGGTGGCCCCGTGGATGACCGGCTTCGGCGGGGCCGCGCTGGTCACCACGCTGGCGTACTATCCGTTCGTCTTCCTGCCCGTCGCGGCCCTGCTGCGCGCGCTCGACCCGGGGGACGAGGAGGTCGCCCGCTCACTGGGCCTGTCGCCGGCGGCGGCCGTCGTCCGTACGGTGCTGCCGCGACTGCGCCCCGCCCTCAGCGGTGGGGCACTGCTGGTGACGCTGCACCTGCTCGCCGAGTACGGCGTGCTGGAGATGATGCGCTTCCAGACCTTCACCACCGCGATCATGCAGCAGTACGCCGTCGGCTTCAGCGACACCGCCGGTAGCCTGCTGGCCTCGGTGTTGCTGGTCCTCTGCCTGCTCGCCCTGGCACTCGAACTGCTCGCCCGCGGCCGACGCCGGGTCGCCCGGGTCGGCGCCGGCGCCCAGCAGCGTGCCGTCCCCGCCGCCCTGGGGGCGTGGACGGTGCCGGCGCTGCTCTTCCTGGCCGTGCTGGTGACCCTGTCCCTCGCCGTGCCGGTGGGGACCGTCGCCCGGTGGCTGGCCCGCGCCGACCTGACCGGACTCGCCGGCCAGCCGGTCGGCGGCCTGCTGCGGGTCACCCTCGCCACCCTGGTGCTCGCCGTGCTCGGCGCGCTGGCGGCGACCGCCGCGGCGCTGCCCGGCGCCTGGCTGCTCGCCCGGCACCGCTCCGGGATGTCGCTGACCCTGGAACGGCTCACCTACCTGTCCAGCGCGCTGCCCGGCGTGGTGGTCGGGCTCGCCCTCGTCACCCTCGCGGTCGGCTGGGCGCGCCCGGTCTACCAGACGGTCGGCCTGGTGGTGATCGCCTACGCGATCCTCTTCCTGCCCCGGGCGATGGTCTCGCTGCGCGCCGGCCTGGCCGCCGCGCCGCCGGAGCTGTCCGAGGCGGCCCGCTCGCTGGGATTGCGCGGCCCGGCGACCCTGGTGCGGGTGGTGCTGCCGCTGGTGGCGCCCTCCGTGCTCACCGGGACGGTGCTGGTGGCCCTGGCGGTCGGCACCGAGCTCACCGCGACGCTGCTGCTGGCTCCCACCGGCACCGACACCCTCGCCCTGGCCTTCTGGCGGCAGGCCGGCGAGCTCAACTACGCCGCCGCGGCGCCGTACGCGGCGATGATGATCGTGCTGTCCGTCCCACTGACCCTGCTGCTGCGGCGACAGATCCTGGAGGAACGATGA
- a CDS encoding extracellular solute-binding protein, translating into MPTKRHALLALVLAIPLLLTACGGKADSGFTPQAGVLQIYSAQHHNVTQAWADAFTAATGIKAQIRDGEDSSMGHMIVEEGKTSPADVFLTENSPAMTVVERAGLLAPVDPATLGQVRDGMAPSTGKWTAIAARSTVLVYNKDLIREDQLPTSMMDLAKPEWAGKWGAAPGGADFQAIVAGMLADRGETETRAWLDALSRNAKVYQNNIATMKAVNAGEVPVGIMYHYYWYRDQAGDKQGSANTALHYFGGGDPGAFVSLSAGGVLASSDLPTQAQQFLAYVTSPAGQKVLVDSGSKEYVVGKGAPSDPALPPLDSLDAPKVDPFTLNSDTVVSVMTDAGIL; encoded by the coding sequence GTGCCGACAAAGCGCCATGCCCTGCTAGCCCTGGTCCTCGCGATCCCGCTGCTCCTGACCGCCTGCGGCGGCAAGGCCGATTCCGGCTTCACGCCCCAGGCCGGAGTCCTGCAGATCTACTCCGCCCAGCACCACAACGTCACCCAGGCGTGGGCCGACGCGTTCACCGCCGCGACCGGGATCAAGGCCCAGATCCGCGACGGCGAGGACTCCTCGATGGGCCACATGATCGTCGAGGAGGGCAAGACCTCGCCGGCCGACGTCTTCCTCACCGAGAACTCCCCGGCGATGACCGTGGTCGAACGCGCCGGCCTGCTCGCCCCGGTGGACCCGGCGACCCTCGGGCAGGTCCGCGACGGCATGGCGCCCTCCACCGGGAAATGGACGGCGATCGCCGCCCGCTCGACCGTTCTCGTCTACAACAAGGACCTGATCCGCGAAGACCAGCTCCCGACGTCGATGATGGACCTCGCCAAACCGGAGTGGGCCGGCAAGTGGGGCGCCGCGCCGGGTGGTGCGGACTTCCAGGCGATCGTCGCCGGCATGCTCGCCGACCGCGGCGAGACCGAGACCCGGGCCTGGCTCGACGCCCTGTCGCGCAACGCGAAGGTCTACCAGAACAACATCGCCACCATGAAGGCGGTCAACGCCGGCGAGGTCCCGGTCGGCATCATGTACCACTACTACTGGTATCGCGACCAGGCCGGTGACAAGCAGGGCAGTGCGAACACCGCGCTGCACTACTTCGGCGGCGGGGACCCGGGTGCGTTCGTCAGCCTGTCGGCCGGTGGCGTGCTGGCCTCCTCCGACCTGCCCACCCAGGCCCAGCAGTTCCTGGCGTACGTCACCAGCCCCGCGGGCCAGAAGGTGCTGGTCGACAGCGGCTCCAAGGAGTACGTCGTCGGCAAGGGCGCTCCGTCCGATCCCGCCCTGCCGCCGCTCGACTCGCTCGACGCCCCGAAGGTCGACCCCTTCACGCTCAACTCCGACACGGTGGTCTCGGTGATGACGGATGCGGGCATCCTCTAG
- a CDS encoding AMP-binding protein has translation MSPVTALAPRPGVLLPSLLAAMPSGRPALLTAAGDALSYDQLRDAVDALVGELPDAADGRCLVHLPLRPDLAGVTAYLATLEAGHVALVTAEDANATTIARRYRPDLTATGDPARPFEVDPTLPFGADPRGVRPHHLLHPDLALLLSTSGSTGSPKLVRLSHDNLRSNAAAIAAALHLTETDRAITSLPLHYTFGLSVLHSHLAAGGSVVLHDGSVLDETTWRTVDDLGVTHLAVVPHMVELMESTGVLERPHPSLRLIAQAGGRMSPERVLHTAALGRAGGWGLAVMYGQTEATARICVLDPALVAEHPDAVGRPIADTTLHLDTTVPEASGGAREVVVRGPGVMMGYAEHPDDLALGAMLTELRTGDIGRMDGDGLLRLVGRRSGFVKVMGVRIDVARIEGALESAGFTACVGGDGRGLTVLVAPEATRTDPARPAAETAIAETVATARRLVGEASGLGPAAVTVAVADLARSANGKVDRPGCAAAVRRLAAGPSLGVTDSPLTAEVARAVGQVLGADAVDLDRTFVQLGGDSLSHVQTSIRLEGLVGPLPRGWHHRPLRELVALGRSAGRATTTPPGVRPAPPTRPIGPAPAAAVRASGGPARLAGWWRWHTVEMSIVLRTIAVVLICGSHAELFRLPGGAHTLLAVAGFNAARFGLSLSSSVGRWRASARVLIGVAVPTVLIALVGIVTTDRYGWSNLFLANWLLGRPDAAPTRNELWFVDTLVASTVLFTALLSSPAIARAWRRDPWRLAAVVTAVALVPRFVILGLGDGLLRGIVPTTFWFFALGAAAAYADTRPRRLLTVALAVIGGVTFFPGDPSRNLTIVAGLTLLTLVPSVRVPGWAVPVVSLLAAASLYVYLVQFQVLAVVPTALGGTVASIAVGCLVWRLADRHVRRLQDLVPPPTR, from the coding sequence ATGTCCCCTGTGACCGCCCTGGCCCCGCGCCCCGGTGTGCTGCTGCCCTCCCTGCTGGCGGCGATGCCGTCGGGGCGTCCCGCGTTGCTCACCGCCGCCGGTGACGCGCTCTCGTACGATCAACTGCGTGACGCCGTCGACGCGCTGGTCGGCGAGCTGCCCGATGCGGCCGACGGGCGATGCCTGGTCCACCTGCCGCTGCGCCCGGACCTGGCCGGCGTCACCGCCTACCTGGCCACCCTCGAGGCGGGTCATGTCGCGCTGGTCACCGCCGAGGACGCCAACGCGACGACGATCGCCCGGCGCTATCGCCCCGACCTCACCGCGACCGGTGATCCGGCCCGCCCGTTCGAGGTCGATCCGACGCTGCCGTTCGGGGCCGATCCGCGGGGGGTACGGCCACACCACCTGCTGCACCCCGATCTGGCGCTGCTGCTGAGCACCTCCGGCAGCACCGGGTCACCGAAGCTGGTCCGGCTCTCCCACGACAACCTGCGCAGCAACGCCGCCGCGATCGCCGCGGCACTGCACCTCACCGAGACCGACCGGGCCATCACCAGCCTGCCGTTGCACTACACGTTCGGCCTCTCGGTGCTCCACTCGCACCTGGCCGCCGGCGGCTCGGTGGTGCTGCACGACGGTTCGGTGCTCGACGAGACGACGTGGCGTACGGTCGACGACCTCGGCGTTACCCACCTGGCGGTCGTCCCGCACATGGTCGAACTGATGGAGTCGACCGGCGTCCTGGAACGCCCGCACCCCTCCCTGCGGCTGATCGCGCAGGCCGGCGGGCGGATGAGCCCCGAGCGGGTGCTCCACACCGCGGCCCTCGGTCGTGCCGGTGGCTGGGGACTGGCGGTGATGTACGGCCAGACCGAGGCCACCGCCCGGATCTGCGTGCTCGATCCGGCCCTGGTCGCCGAGCACCCGGACGCGGTCGGGCGGCCGATCGCCGACACCACCCTGCACCTCGACACCACCGTTCCCGAAGCGTCCGGGGGCGCCAGGGAGGTCGTCGTCCGCGGCCCGGGCGTGATGATGGGCTACGCCGAACACCCCGACGACCTCGCCCTGGGCGCGATGCTCACCGAGCTGCGCACCGGCGACATCGGCCGGATGGACGGCGACGGACTGCTCCGGCTGGTCGGCCGACGCTCCGGCTTCGTCAAGGTGATGGGCGTACGCATCGACGTCGCCCGGATCGAGGGTGCCCTCGAATCGGCAGGGTTCACCGCCTGCGTCGGCGGCGACGGGCGAGGCCTCACCGTGCTGGTCGCGCCGGAGGCGACGCGGACCGACCCCGCCCGGCCCGCCGCTGAGACGGCCATCGCAGAGACGGTCGCCACCGCCCGCCGACTGGTCGGTGAGGCCTCGGGGCTGGGGCCCGCCGCCGTCACCGTCGCCGTGGCGGACCTCGCCCGGTCCGCCAACGGCAAGGTGGACCGTCCCGGCTGTGCTGCGGCGGTGCGCCGGCTTGCCGCCGGCCCGTCCCTCGGGGTGACCGACTCCCCGCTGACCGCCGAGGTGGCCCGCGCGGTCGGCCAGGTCCTCGGCGCCGACGCCGTGGACCTGGATCGGACCTTCGTCCAGCTCGGCGGGGACTCGCTCAGCCACGTCCAGACCTCGATCCGGCTCGAGGGGCTGGTCGGCCCGCTGCCGCGCGGATGGCACCACCGACCGTTGCGCGAGCTGGTGGCCCTCGGCCGATCCGCCGGTCGTGCCACCACCACGCCGCCGGGCGTCCGTCCCGCCCCTCCCACCCGTCCCATCGGCCCGGCGCCGGCCGCCGCGGTCCGCGCCAGCGGCGGACCTGCCCGTCTCGCCGGGTGGTGGAGGTGGCACACCGTCGAGATGTCGATCGTCCTCCGTACGATCGCCGTGGTCCTGATCTGCGGCTCGCACGCCGAACTCTTCCGACTGCCCGGCGGCGCCCACACCCTGCTGGCCGTGGCCGGCTTCAATGCCGCCCGGTTCGGCCTGTCGCTGTCGTCCTCCGTCGGCCGCTGGCGGGCGAGCGCGCGGGTGCTGATCGGCGTCGCGGTGCCCACCGTGCTGATCGCCCTGGTCGGCATCGTCACCACCGACCGCTACGGCTGGTCCAACCTGTTCCTCGCGAACTGGCTGTTGGGTCGCCCGGATGCCGCTCCCACCCGCAACGAGCTGTGGTTCGTCGACACCCTCGTCGCGAGCACCGTGCTGTTCACCGCGCTGCTCTCGTCGCCGGCGATCGCCCGCGCCTGGCGTCGTGACCCGTGGCGCCTCGCCGCGGTCGTCACCGCGGTCGCCCTCGTGCCGCGCTTCGTCATCCTGGGGCTGGGCGACGGCCTGCTGCGCGGGATCGTGCCGACGACGTTCTGGTTCTTCGCCCTCGGCGCCGCCGCTGCGTACGCGGACACCCGGCCCCGCCGGCTGCTCACCGTCGCCCTCGCCGTCATCGGCGGAGTGACGTTCTTCCCCGGTGACCCGTCCCGCAACCTCACCATCGTCGCCGGCCTGACCCTGCTGACGCTGGTGCCGTCGGTGCGGGTGCCCGGCTGGGCGGTGCCGGTGGTCAGTCTGCTCGCCGCCGCTTCCCTCTACGTCTACCTCGTCCAGTTCCAGGTCCTCGCCGTCGTCCCCACGGCCCTCGGCGGGACCGTCGCCTCGATCGCCGTCGGCTGCCTGGTCTGGCGGCTCGCCGACCGCCACGTACGGCGGCTGCAGGATCTCGTCCCCCCACCCACCCGATGA
- a CDS encoding polysaccharide deacetylase family protein — protein sequence MTTDPDRSREVTRRRLLGGLLGTLALGTGAVLTGCTRPPLAREAAAGAAPSGGPAAGTTSTASPSTATPSAAALTEQQLAAVAQRHQGRTPKAWGLQTEGVVLRSGQQQVALTFDACGGPGGAGVDTALLALLRAEQIPATLFLNSRWIEANRTLADDLAADDLFELANHGTRHLPLSVSGRSAYGITGTGSVREVVDEVAGNHDLLTRLTGKEPRYFRPGTAYYDDIAVQIVRDLGEIPVNFDINGDAGATFTTGQVASAVGAARHGSIVISHMNQPKGMTAEGYAIALPKLKKAGITFARLDDLGLR from the coding sequence GTGACCACCGACCCCGACCGCTCCCGCGAGGTGACCCGACGCCGCCTGCTCGGAGGGCTCCTCGGCACCCTGGCCCTCGGGACGGGCGCTGTGCTGACCGGCTGCACCCGTCCTCCGCTGGCACGGGAGGCGGCCGCGGGTGCCGCCCCCTCCGGTGGCCCGGCCGCCGGCACGACCTCGACCGCCAGCCCGTCGACCGCCACCCCGTCGGCCGCGGCCCTGACCGAGCAGCAGCTCGCGGCGGTGGCGCAGCGTCACCAGGGGCGTACGCCCAAGGCCTGGGGGCTGCAGACCGAGGGCGTCGTGCTGCGCAGCGGGCAGCAGCAGGTCGCGCTGACCTTCGACGCCTGCGGTGGCCCGGGCGGTGCCGGCGTCGACACCGCGCTGCTGGCGTTGCTGCGCGCCGAACAGATCCCGGCGACGCTCTTCCTCAACTCCCGCTGGATCGAGGCGAACCGTACGCTCGCCGACGACCTCGCGGCCGACGATCTCTTCGAACTGGCCAACCACGGCACCCGCCACCTGCCGCTGTCGGTCAGCGGGCGTTCCGCGTACGGCATCACGGGCACCGGCAGCGTCCGCGAGGTCGTCGACGAGGTGGCCGGCAATCACGATCTGCTGACCCGCCTCACCGGCAAGGAACCGCGCTACTTCCGGCCCGGCACCGCCTACTACGACGACATCGCCGTGCAGATCGTCCGCGACCTGGGCGAGATCCCGGTCAACTTCGACATCAACGGGGACGCCGGCGCCACCTTCACCACCGGCCAGGTCGCCTCGGCGGTCGGCGCCGCCCGCCACGGTTCGATCGTCATCAGCCATATGAACCAGCCGAAGGGGATGACGGCCGAGGGCTACGCGATCGCCCTGCCGAAGCTGAAGAAGGCCGGCATCACCTTCGCGCGGCTGGACGACCTCGGCCTGCGCTGA
- a CDS encoding VOC family protein, with protein MPNQIFVNLPTTDLERSKTFFTALGWRIEPQFTDENAACVVINDSMFLMMLTPAFFATFTDKAIADPQTVLQVETAFGEDSREAVDALADRAVAAGGREPRPAQDAGFMYSRSFDDPDGNLFSAVWMDPNGMPPA; from the coding sequence GTGCCCAATCAGATCTTCGTCAATCTCCCGACGACCGACCTCGAGCGCTCCAAGACGTTCTTCACCGCCCTCGGCTGGCGGATCGAGCCGCAGTTCACCGACGAGAACGCCGCCTGCGTCGTGATCAATGACAGCATGTTCCTGATGATGCTCACGCCGGCGTTCTTCGCGACCTTCACCGACAAGGCGATCGCCGACCCGCAGACGGTGCTGCAGGTGGAGACCGCGTTCGGCGAGGACTCGCGGGAGGCCGTCGATGCCCTCGCCGACCGGGCGGTCGCCGCCGGTGGCCGGGAGCCGCGCCCCGCGCAGGACGCCGGGTTCATGTACTCGCGCAGCTTCGACGATCCGGACGGCAACCTCTTCAGCGCCGTCTGGATGGACCCGAACGGCATGCCGCCCGCCTGA
- a CDS encoding THUMP-like domain-containing protein: MDGNATEGNAIDGSRGPVADIAWLATAEGVQALAEASALPDTEAPGAVARMRARYGEHAAGALTQASLRRAARVKFGADADRWFYTRAGLEQATRPAVAAHRAATYAAAGARTVLDLGCGIGTDSWAFLEAGLDVVAVEVDPLTAAVAAANLAPAVAAGRARVLTGGATALLDALWSPGVSVYADPARRTGAGRTWNPADFTPPWDWAVGLLDRAATDGGVGCLKLGPGLPYRMIPETAGAEWVSHRGDLVEVALWAGAGGGLPARGTRTATLLGEDDTAHRLVATDAAAALRTPAVGAMLWEPDPAVIRAGAVDTLAALLGAGRVAEEIAYLIGDPVIAVAEATPERTDPEAYATAFRILDVLPAKEKVLRAWVREHQVGRLEIKKRGVDTDPAALRRRLRPAGPQAATLVLTPTTDGAKALVVERTRTPLPRG, from the coding sequence ATGGACGGGAACGCGACGGAGGGGAACGCGATCGACGGGAGCAGGGGACCGGTGGCTGACATCGCCTGGCTGGCGACCGCGGAGGGGGTACAGGCGCTGGCCGAGGCTTCGGCGCTGCCGGACACCGAGGCCCCCGGCGCGGTGGCGCGGATGCGGGCCCGCTACGGGGAGCACGCTGCCGGGGCCCTCACCCAGGCGTCCTTGCGGCGGGCGGCCCGGGTGAAGTTCGGCGCCGACGCGGACCGCTGGTTCTACACCCGCGCCGGTCTGGAACAGGCGACCCGACCCGCCGTGGCCGCCCATCGCGCCGCCACGTACGCCGCGGCGGGGGCCCGTACGGTCCTCGACCTCGGCTGCGGCATCGGGACCGACAGCTGGGCCTTCCTCGAGGCCGGCCTGGACGTCGTCGCGGTCGAGGTCGACCCGCTCACCGCCGCGGTGGCCGCGGCGAACCTCGCTCCGGCCGTCGCGGCCGGCCGGGCCCGGGTGCTGACCGGCGGCGCCACCGCTCTGCTCGACGCGTTGTGGTCGCCCGGGGTGTCGGTGTACGCCGACCCCGCCCGGCGGACCGGGGCGGGGCGCACCTGGAACCCGGCCGACTTCACCCCGCCGTGGGACTGGGCCGTCGGCCTGCTCGACCGGGCGGCTACGGACGGGGGAGTGGGCTGTCTCAAGCTCGGCCCCGGCCTGCCGTACCGGATGATCCCCGAGACGGCGGGCGCCGAGTGGGTCAGTCATCGCGGTGACCTGGTCGAGGTCGCGCTGTGGGCCGGTGCCGGCGGTGGCCTCCCCGCTCGCGGCACCCGGACCGCCACCCTGCTCGGCGAGGACGACACGGCGCACCGCCTCGTCGCCACCGATGCAGCGGCTGCGCTCCGGACACCGGCGGTCGGGGCGATGCTGTGGGAACCGGATCCGGCGGTCATCCGGGCCGGCGCGGTCGACACGCTGGCGGCCCTGCTCGGTGCCGGCCGGGTGGCCGAGGAGATCGCCTATCTGATCGGTGATCCGGTGATCGCGGTCGCTGAGGCAACGCCGGAGAGGACCGACCCGGAGGCGTACGCGACCGCGTTCCGGATCCTCGACGTGCTGCCGGCCAAGGAGAAGGTGCTGCGGGCCTGGGTCCGGGAGCACCAGGTCGGCCGACTGGAGATCAAGAAGCGTGGCGTCGACACCGATCCGGCGGCCCTGCGGCGGCGGCTGCGCCCGGCCGGTCCGCAGGCCGCCACGCTGGTGCTGACCCCGACCACGGACGGCGCCAAGGCACTGGTCGTGGAGCGGACACGTACGCCGCTCCCACGCGGCTGA